The following coding sequences are from one Nicotiana tomentosiformis chromosome 3, ASM39032v3, whole genome shotgun sequence window:
- the LOC104109141 gene encoding F-box/kelch-repeat protein At1g74510-like: MLEGSYLVSRDLPCACEQENKWIYYAFHVIEHSKGKRPLEDVADIGLRKSSKLLDALEEEETMQCLHDLSLSQEEQSDKQHDSGIHSDSSFLIHQIGRDLSINCLLHCSRSDYGSISSLNKSFRSLIQSGELYRLRRQMGIIEHWVYFSCNLLEWEAFDPIRRRWMHLPTMTSNECFMCSDKESLAVGTELLVFGKEIEYHVIYKYSILTNSWSSGMKTNTPRCLFGSASLGEIAIVAGGCDSRGNILSSAELYNSETGTWETLPSMNKPRKLCSGVFMDGKFYVIGGVGVGNSSVLTCGEVYDLKARSWIEVPDMYPARNRGAGANDTLAAAKAPPLLAVVKNELYAAYYAENELWKYDKGRNLWITIGRLPEHATSMNGWGLAFRACGDQLIVIGGPRALNGGFIEINSWEPTEGAPNWNLLGRKHSGNFVYNCAVMGC; the protein is encoded by the coding sequence ATGTTGGAGGGATCATATCTTGTTTCAAGGGACTTGCCTTGTGCGTGCGAGCAAGAGAACAAGTGGATATACTATGCTTTCCATGTTATTGAACACTCAAAGGGAAAGCGTCCTTTGGAGGATGTAGCAGACATTGGTTTGAGAAAGTCATCAAAGCTGCTTGATGCCCTAGAGGAGGAGGAAACCATGCAGTGTCTTCATGATCTTTCGCTCTCTCAAGAGGAACAATCAGATAAGCAGCATGATAGTGGCATTCATTCTGATTCAAGTTTTTTAATCCACCAAATTGGGCGAGACCTTTCAATAAATTGCCTGCTTCACTGCTCAAGGTCAGATTATGGGTCTATTTCTTCATTGAACAAGAGCTTTAGGTCTTTAATTCAGAGTGGAGAACTTTATAGGCTCAGGAGACAGATGGGTATCATAGAACATTGGGTTTATTTCTCTTGCAACCTCCTTGAATGGGAGGCCTTTGATCCCATTCGTCGTAGGTGGATGCATTTGCCAACAATGACATCAAATGAATGCTTCATGTGTTCTGACAAGGAATCACTGGCAGTTGGTACTGAACTTCTTGTCTTTGGCAAGGAAATAGAGTACCATGTCATCTACAAATATAGCATCCTCACCAACTCATGGTCATCGGGGATGAAGACAAACACACCTAGGTGCCTCTTTGGCTCTGCAAGCCTTGGGGAAATTGCAATTGTAGCAGGCGGTTGTGACTCAAGGGGAAATATACTAAGCTCAGCGGAGCTTTATAATTCTGAAACAGGAACATGGGAGACTCTCCCAAGCATGAATAAACCAAGAAAATTGTGTTCAGGTGTATTCATGGATGGGAAGTTCTACGTAATTGGTGGGGTTGGTGTTGGCAATTCATCCGTGCTTACTTGTGGCGAAGTGTATGATTTGAAAGCAAGGTCTTGGATTGAGGTACCTGATATGTACCCAGCACGTAATAGAGGGGCTGGAGCTAATGATACTCTTGCAGCAGCTAAGGCACCTCCACTCTTAGCAGTTGTAAAGAATGAGTTATACGCTGCTTATTACGctgaaaatgaactctggaaataTGATAAGGGAAGAAACTTATGGATTACTATAGGAAGATTGCCCGAGCATGCGACTTCTATGAATGGTTGGGGGCTTGCATTTAGGGCATGTGGAGATCAGCTCATAGTTATTGGAGGACCTAGGGCGTTGAATGGGGGATTCATTGAGATTAATTCTTGGGAACCTACAGAAGGCGCACCAAACTGGAATTTGTTGGGCAGAAAACATTCAGGAAATTTTGTCTATAATTGTGCAGTGATGGGTTGCTGA